One Streptomyces umbrinus genomic window, GCGGAGTCGAACTCGCGAAGGTCGAGATCGGCGACGCCAGGTCGCTGTCGACGGCGCTCAAGGGGGTGGACGCCTTCTTCTTCATGACCAACCCCCGCGGGGCACACCCTCGCGGACATCGAGGGCGAGACACAGCAGGGCACCGCCCTCGTCGACGCGGCGGTCACGGCAGCCGTGCCGCACGTCGTGTTCAGCTCGGTCGGCGGTGCGGAACGCGACTCGGGCATACCGCACTTCGAATCGAAGCGCCGCGTGGAGGAATACCTCCAGCAGTCCGGCCTGCGGGCGACGACAGTCCGCCCGGTCGCCTTCATGGAGAACTTCTCGTTCCTGGCACCGAGCGTTGAGCAGGGCGAGATCGTGCTGCGTATACCGCTGCCGGACGGCATCCCGCTGCAGCTGGTCGCCGTCCACGACATCGGCCGGATCAGCGCCGCTCTCCTGCTGGGCACCGCACAGGCGCCCGGCGGCACGATCGAG contains:
- a CDS encoding NmrA family NAD(P)-binding protein; this translates as MPHVVFSSVGGAERDSGIPHFESKRRVEEYLQQSGLRATTVRPVAFMENFSFLAPSVEQGEIVLRIPLPDGIPLQLVAVHDIGRISAALLLGTAQAPGGTIEIAGDERTGSRIAAAFGEHAGLPARYEALPLHVLDDNPDTQAMFRWFAETPAYQADIDAAKAIEPSAWDLPTWLRSTGWTLPGR